One window of the Glycocaulis alkaliphilus genome contains the following:
- a CDS encoding DUF6456 domain-containing protein, whose amino-acid sequence MSAPSWLIRLARPGRRIAALPGGRGYGVFAGADRRRRPLAVLSARELSAGVSDGTLEAGEGGTCWTVTEAGLARLKREEVPGSNDEGRFAAQHRRLEPRAVMQADGRVVAALANGDASPVARYAVARPGRAALLERVHVTAADRLRADYDASTLRSRVTSDWSGVPRSGPRGGHDPAGAPARALDARERVMAALAAAGPGLDRLLINIVIRETGMERAVRDLDWPDKAGGTALHLALERLAIHYGLKRAARAADPFAG is encoded by the coding sequence GTGAGCGCGCCCTCCTGGCTGATCCGGCTGGCGCGCCCTGGAAGACGCATCGCGGCTTTGCCCGGCGGGCGCGGCTATGGCGTGTTTGCCGGTGCTGACCGCCGCCGCCGTCCGCTGGCGGTGCTCAGTGCGCGCGAGCTGTCTGCGGGCGTCAGCGACGGCACGCTGGAGGCCGGCGAGGGCGGAACGTGCTGGACCGTGACGGAGGCAGGGCTTGCAAGGCTGAAACGCGAAGAGGTGCCGGGCAGCAACGATGAGGGCCGGTTTGCCGCCCAGCACCGCAGGCTCGAACCGCGCGCCGTCATGCAGGCCGATGGCCGCGTGGTAGCGGCGCTGGCCAATGGCGATGCGTCGCCCGTTGCCCGCTACGCCGTTGCGCGTCCGGGGCGTGCGGCCTTGCTGGAGCGCGTCCATGTGACAGCGGCAGACCGGCTGCGGGCTGACTATGATGCCTCGACGCTGCGCTCGCGCGTGACGTCTGACTGGTCAGGTGTGCCACGATCCGGTCCGCGCGGCGGTCATGACCCCGCTGGCGCGCCTGCGCGGGCGCTGGATGCCCGCGAACGGGTGATGGCGGCGCTGGCAGCGGCAGGGCCGGGGCTGGACAGGCTGCTCATCAATATCGTCATCCGGGAGACGGGCATGGAGCGGGCGGTGCGGGATCTTGACTGGCCGGACAAGGCGGGCGGCACGGCCTTGCAT
- a CDS encoding helix-turn-helix domain-containing protein, which yields MENMHARGGQGRRTQDRVRLDRARAQLARQAAAFSLGVPVEAVQATGRGTAEAAQARQVAMYLAHVAFEMSLARVALAFGRDRSTVAHACHKIEDMRDDAGFDARLDDLETSLRAMPSPALPAAAPLNADGRHRAELCW from the coding sequence ATGGAAAACATGCATGCGCGCGGCGGTCAGGGCAGGAGAACGCAAGACCGGGTCAGGCTAGACCGGGCGCGGGCCCAGCTGGCCCGCCAGGCCGCCGCGTTCAGCCTGGGCGTGCCGGTGGAGGCGGTGCAGGCTACGGGCCGCGGTACGGCCGAGGCTGCGCAGGCGCGTCAGGTTGCGATGTATCTGGCGCATGTGGCGTTCGAGATGTCGCTGGCGCGCGTCGCGCTCGCCTTTGGCCGGGATCGCAGCACGGTCGCCCATGCCTGCCACAAGATCGAGGACATGCGCGATGATGCCGGGTTTGATGCACGGCTGGATGATCTTGAAACCTCGCTGCGGGCCATGCCATCGCCCGCTCTTCCGGCAGCAGCTCCGCTGAACGCAGACGGACGCCACCGCGCGGAGCTGTGCTGGTGA
- a CDS encoding DUF2336 domain-containing protein, with translation MDRADPAIAPSVTARSRLTRRLADIVCLPSSQVSPQERWVVADVLDEIMRHAAPELRMRIARRLAEQAEAPPGLLRRLALDTYEVAEPILQSARALTDFDLMEIAAKGETRHRMAIARREHVSEVVSAALVASGSTSEILALLANPGAKLASQTVDRLLQMAADELALTHGLIKRAEMRPAQAMALFWECGHGERRALLERFAVGRAILQDAAEDVFPLAASETPRDELIGRALNYIERRQRNRAAAENSPFGSLEGAIEEAARTGLSPELVDEMARLANIQRSLLERMLADFGGEPLAVLTKATGLSRGHLMSLLQTAGRGDPAPEQARYVFDTLSVDKAQTVLRYWNWSLTRPVA, from the coding sequence ATGGACCGAGCCGATCCAGCAATTGCGCCCAGCGTGACGGCCCGTTCGCGGCTGACGCGGCGGCTGGCCGACATTGTCTGCCTGCCCTCCAGCCAGGTCAGCCCGCAGGAGCGCTGGGTGGTTGCTGACGTGCTGGACGAGATCATGCGCCATGCCGCGCCGGAATTGCGCATGCGCATTGCCCGGCGGCTGGCAGAGCAGGCAGAGGCCCCGCCGGGCCTCCTGCGCCGTCTGGCGCTGGACACCTATGAGGTGGCCGAGCCGATCCTGCAATCAGCGCGCGCCCTGACCGATTTCGATCTGATGGAGATTGCGGCCAAGGGCGAAACCCGCCACCGGATGGCCATTGCCCGGCGTGAGCATGTGAGCGAAGTGGTATCGGCGGCGCTGGTGGCCTCCGGGAGCACGTCAGAGATACTGGCGCTGCTGGCCAATCCCGGCGCGAAGCTTGCCAGCCAGACGGTGGACCGCCTGCTGCAGATGGCCGCTGACGAGCTGGCCCTGACCCACGGCCTCATCAAGCGCGCTGAGATGCGCCCGGCACAGGCCATGGCCCTGTTCTGGGAATGCGGGCATGGCGAGCGGCGGGCCCTGCTGGAACGCTTCGCCGTGGGCCGCGCGATATTGCAGGACGCCGCCGAGGACGTGTTCCCGCTGGCGGCTAGCGAAACACCGCGCGACGAGCTGATCGGCCGTGCCCTGAACTATATCGAGCGCCGCCAGCGCAATCGTGCCGCTGCGGAAAACTCGCCCTTCGGATCGCTGGAAGGGGCCATTGAAGAAGCGGCCCGGACGGGTCTTTCTCCGGAACTGGTCGACGAAATGGCGCGGCTGGCGAACATCCAGCGCTCGCTGCTGGAGCGGATGCTGGCGGATTTCGGCGGTGAGCCGCTGGCGGTCCTCACCAAGGCGACCGGCCTGTCACGCGGGCATCTGATGTCGCTATTGCAAACGGCAGGGCGCGGTGATCCCGCGCCCGAACAGGCGCGCTATGTGTTCGACACGCTCTCGGTCGACAAGGCGCAGACCGTGCTGCGCTACTGGAACTGGTCGCTGACGCGCCCGGTGGCCTAG
- a CDS encoding MFS transporter, whose amino-acid sequence MNDRPTVSRQPSRRRFRPDPFWAYMAVVAAWFASFGLQTTLFPGVINFTLAESPARLGIAQAALTAPMLFLLPLTGVLAERADRRTLLLVFHGVAGVSAGIMAALMFAGLLSYEALVVYALVVGSAGAFVMPARDSAINGVTRVTQRLGNPLSLQRAIVFASLVQFGAQITGMGAGFLASYVGPAPLFAVQALILVAGGAMAMSMPRLPRPREHTEPVLTALVTGLRTVISSPVIWPMTLIMIAVGALVVGGGFFVIIPVLVRDIYLAGYDVLAGLMVTFWVGALFSNIILARMPLIERPGRTLMVVQTAAAFALGCIALPLPLPALFLTIFVWGLAGGVAMSLSRALVQENAPKRQIARVMSVYQLGLFGGMPAGAVIMGYVVEWMGPRDAALIPAAGILAVLIVIVLTTPILSVRRADPS is encoded by the coding sequence ATGAATGACAGACCGACCGTATCCCGGCAGCCCTCCCGGCGGCGCTTCAGACCTGATCCGTTCTGGGCCTATATGGCCGTGGTGGCGGCCTGGTTTGCCAGCTTCGGCTTGCAGACCACCCTGTTTCCGGGCGTTATCAATTTCACCCTCGCCGAAAGCCCTGCGCGCCTTGGCATCGCACAGGCCGCCCTTACAGCGCCCATGCTGTTCCTCCTGCCGCTGACCGGCGTGCTCGCCGAGCGCGCAGACCGGCGCACCCTGCTTCTGGTCTTTCACGGTGTGGCAGGCGTCTCGGCGGGCATCATGGCCGCCCTGATGTTTGCCGGCCTGCTCAGCTATGAGGCGCTGGTGGTCTATGCGCTCGTGGTCGGATCGGCGGGCGCGTTTGTGATGCCCGCGCGCGATTCCGCGATCAATGGCGTGACACGCGTCACCCAGCGCCTGGGCAACCCGCTCAGCCTGCAGCGGGCCATCGTGTTTGCGTCCCTCGTGCAGTTCGGCGCCCAGATCACCGGCATGGGCGCGGGCTTTCTGGCCAGCTATGTCGGCCCGGCGCCGCTGTTCGCCGTACAGGCCCTCATACTGGTGGCAGGCGGCGCAATGGCCATGTCGATGCCGCGCCTGCCACGCCCGCGCGAACACACCGAGCCCGTGCTGACCGCCCTTGTAACCGGACTGCGCACGGTCATCAGCTCACCCGTCATCTGGCCGATGACGCTCATCATGATCGCGGTGGGCGCGCTGGTGGTCGGCGGCGGCTTCTTTGTCATCATCCCCGTACTGGTGCGCGACATCTATCTGGCCGGCTATGACGTGCTGGCGGGTCTGATGGTCACATTCTGGGTCGGCGCGCTGTTTTCCAACATCATCCTGGCGCGCATGCCGCTGATCGAGCGTCCGGGCAGGACACTGATGGTGGTGCAGACAGCCGCCGCATTCGCGCTTGGCTGCATTGCCCTGCCTCTGCCCCTGCCCGCCCTGTTCCTGACCATCTTCGTCTGGGGTCTGGCGGGCGGCGTGGCGATGTCGCTATCGCGCGCGCTGGTGCAGGAAAACGCGCCCAAGCGCCAGATCGCGCGGGTGATGAGCGTCTACCAGCTGGGCCTTTTTGGCGGCATGCCGGCCGGCGCCGTCATCATGGGCTATGTCGTTGAGTGGATGGGGCCGCGTGATGCGGCGCTGATCCCGGCTGCCGGCATCCTGGCCGTTCTCATTGTCATCGTGCTGACAACGCCCATCTTGTCTGTCAGACGCGCCGATCCGTCATAG
- the msrB gene encoding peptide-methionine (R)-S-oxide reductase MsrB produces the protein MPRLPADQVRALRARLTPEQDRIAFHEGTEPPGCSLLNAEKRAGTYHCAVCGEALFSSSAKYESRSGWPSFFEPVSPDAIGTKSDFKLLMPRTEFHCANCGAHGGHVFNDGPPPTGQRWCANGEVLDFRPEANEG, from the coding sequence ATGCCGCGCCTGCCAGCCGACCAAGTCCGCGCCCTGCGGGCCAGACTGACCCCCGAACAGGACCGGATCGCCTTCCACGAGGGCACCGAGCCGCCCGGCTGCTCGCTTCTGAACGCCGAAAAGCGCGCCGGAACCTATCATTGTGCCGTATGCGGCGAGGCCCTGTTTTCCTCGTCTGCCAAATACGAGTCCCGCTCCGGCTGGCCGAGCTTCTTTGAGCCGGTAAGCCCGGACGCCATCGGCACAAAATCTGATTTCAAGTTGCTGATGCCGCGCACCGAATTCCACTGCGCCAATTGCGGTGCCCATGGCGGACACGTCTTCAATGACGGACCGCCGCCAACCGGGCAGCGCTGGTGTGCAAATGGCGAAGTGCTGGACTTCCGTCCGGAGGCGAATGAGGGCTAG
- a CDS encoding S9 family peptidase: MSSIHLRASLLAGVAGLALVGLTACEPASTPENTSAASQSEMNENAPQSALIDRALAFTPPSVEARPVTIEQLGRTRTDNYAWLRDENWQQVMRDPSVLTPEIRTFLEAENAYYNEVMSPLSELQETIYQEMRGRIREDDSSVPSRDGDWFYYSRFRQGGQYAIYARRPADGNGEISGEEVILMDGDAQAEGLEYFRLAAFSHSPDQRYAAWAADTNGSEYYEIRIRDLETGEDIATLTDEGYGSLVWANDSRTIYWVWRDESARPKRVYRQAIDSTERELVYEEADDGYFIGVGRTGGDSWISVYTGDHTTSEIRLYDANDPAAEALLVSEREEGVEYSLTETGNGMFIRTNQDGAVDFQIMRAPVDDPRRENWEPFIEHRSGVYVSGLMGFENWLVRSERESALPRIIVRNVESGEEFAIAFEEEAYSLGMSGGYEFATDEMRFTYESPSTPRQTWDFNMATRERTLRKEQEIPSGHNPDDYTVRRINITARDGTPVPVTILHRADTPIDSSAPLLLYGYGSYGISIPAGFSIGNLSLVDRGMVYAIAHIRGGTDNGYQWYLDGKLDRKMNTFNDFVDAGRALAAQGYTSEGRMVAFGGSAGGLLVGAAMNQAPELFAGVIGAVPFVDVINTISDPTLPLTPPEWNEWGNPITDEAAYDYMLSYSPYDQVSAQDYPHLLATAGLTDPRVTYWEPAKWVARVREMRTDNGLTLLRTNMGAGHGGASGRFDSLRERAQDWAFALMVSGLADSEASVELEDAPAEDAAE, translated from the coding sequence ATGTCTTCCATTCATTTGCGTGCAAGCCTTCTGGCTGGCGTCGCCGGTCTTGCCCTTGTCGGCCTGACCGCCTGCGAGCCCGCCAGTACACCCGAAAACACCAGCGCCGCGAGCCAGTCTGAAATGAACGAGAATGCCCCGCAATCTGCCCTGATCGACCGGGCGCTTGCCTTCACCCCGCCAAGCGTGGAGGCCCGCCCCGTCACCATCGAGCAGCTGGGCCGCACCCGCACCGACAATTACGCCTGGCTGCGTGACGAGAACTGGCAGCAGGTCATGCGTGACCCGTCTGTCCTGACCCCTGAAATCCGCACCTTCCTGGAGGCGGAAAACGCCTATTACAACGAGGTGATGAGCCCGCTCTCCGAGCTTCAGGAGACGATCTACCAGGAAATGCGCGGCCGTATCCGCGAGGATGACAGCTCTGTGCCCAGCCGCGATGGCGACTGGTTCTACTATTCGCGCTTCCGGCAAGGCGGCCAGTACGCGATCTATGCGCGCCGTCCCGCCGACGGGAATGGCGAGATTTCCGGCGAGGAAGTCATCCTGATGGATGGCGATGCACAGGCCGAGGGGCTGGAATATTTCCGCCTTGCCGCCTTCTCCCACAGCCCCGACCAGCGCTATGCCGCCTGGGCCGCCGACACCAATGGTTCGGAATACTACGAGATCCGCATCCGCGATCTGGAAACGGGCGAAGACATCGCAACCCTGACCGATGAGGGCTATGGCTCGCTGGTCTGGGCCAATGACTCGCGCACGATCTACTGGGTGTGGCGTGACGAGAGCGCACGGCCCAAGCGCGTCTATCGCCAGGCCATCGACTCCACCGAGCGCGAGCTGGTCTACGAAGAAGCCGACGATGGCTACTTCATCGGCGTCGGCCGCACGGGCGGCGATAGCTGGATCAGCGTCTATACCGGCGACCACACCACCAGTGAAATCCGCCTTTACGACGCCAATGACCCCGCGGCTGAGGCTCTTCTGGTCTCCGAACGCGAGGAAGGCGTGGAGTACTCCCTCACCGAAACCGGCAACGGCATGTTCATCCGCACCAATCAGGACGGCGCGGTCGACTTCCAGATCATGCGCGCACCGGTCGATGATCCGCGCCGCGAGAACTGGGAGCCCTTCATCGAGCACCGGTCGGGCGTCTATGTCAGCGGCCTGATGGGCTTTGAGAACTGGCTTGTCCGCTCCGAACGCGAGAGCGCGCTGCCGCGCATCATCGTGCGCAATGTGGAAAGCGGCGAGGAGTTTGCCATCGCGTTCGAGGAGGAGGCCTACTCGCTCGGCATGAGTGGCGGCTATGAATTTGCCACCGACGAGATGCGCTTCACTTATGAAAGCCCGTCCACGCCGCGCCAGACCTGGGACTTCAACATGGCGACGCGCGAGCGGACCCTGCGCAAGGAGCAGGAAATCCCCTCCGGCCACAACCCGGACGACTACACCGTGCGCCGCATCAACATCACCGCACGCGACGGCACGCCGGTTCCGGTGACAATCCTGCACCGCGCCGACACGCCGATTGACAGCTCCGCGCCGCTGCTTCTCTACGGCTACGGCTCGTACGGGATTTCGATCCCGGCCGGCTTCTCGATCGGCAATCTGTCGCTGGTCGACCGGGGCATGGTCTACGCCATCGCCCATATTCGCGGCGGCACCGACAATGGCTATCAATGGTATCTGGACGGCAAGCTCGACCGCAAGATGAACACCTTCAACGATTTCGTTGATGCGGGCCGGGCACTTGCCGCGCAGGGCTATACCAGCGAAGGCCGCATGGTGGCGTTCGGCGGCTCGGCGGGCGGCCTTCTGGTCGGCGCGGCGATGAACCAGGCGCCGGAACTCTTCGCCGGTGTGATCGGCGCTGTGCCGTTCGTCGACGTGATCAACACCATCTCCGATCCCACCCTGCCGCTGACCCCGCCAGAGTGGAATGAGTGGGGTAATCCCATCACCGACGAAGCCGCCTATGACTACATGCTGTCCTACAGCCCGTACGATCAGGTAAGCGCCCAGGACTATCCCCACCTTCTGGCGACGGCCGGTCTTACCGACCCGCGCGTCACCTACTGGGAACCGGCCAAGTGGGTTGCCCGTGTACGCGAGATGCGCACGGATAACGGGCTGACCCTGCTGCGCACCAATATGGGCGCAGGCCATGGCGGAGCCTCTGGCCGCTTCGACAGCTTGCGTGAGCGGGCACAGGACTGGGCGTTTGCGCTGATGGTCTCTGGCCTGGCTGATAGCGAAGCCAGCGTCGAACTGGAAGACGCGCCTGCCGAGGATGCAGCCGAATAG
- a CDS encoding tetratricopeptide repeat protein: MIRESQSMTGIGRVLAAVLVAGSIGMTAIGTDAEAQRRDRDQERSQNNENRTFSTAIGTLVLQAQEQIEAENYQAAIQTFTRGLGMDPSAYEAGVMYSQRGRLYFQVDNYNQTVADFRSAINTGGLNADEVRDLRINLGQILISMDQIDAGIRELEAAIAAGATVNAGLARLLAIAYAQGDRYSDGLRYAEQWYEATPNKTLNEYPIMLVYYQQLNRPADELRVVREMVNRFPQERTGWQNLVSLLARTEQEEQAFEANKLMYLNGLFTQGEELLRLAQYYSYYDNPYRGATILEREMNAGRIERNVRNVELLANMWRQAAEFQRALPVLRQLSEMRQDGQTALVLAEAHYQLNQWEPAAQAFQTALNRGGLRQPGEAWVLLGTARFNLNDNQGALAAFREGARFASSRNQANGWITFVNGQIEGVARRARQREQVQIDECRLTVEAERRIATVIGEADEDGRVRIDVPQRCQIYFNQYGEQFREVGMNDEQAAERREALERAAREAAAG, from the coding sequence ATGATCCGCGAGAGCCAGAGCATGACCGGAATTGGGCGTGTCCTCGCAGCTGTGCTGGTAGCTGGCAGCATCGGCATGACCGCCATCGGAACGGATGCCGAAGCGCAGCGCCGCGACCGGGACCAGGAACGGTCACAGAATAACGAGAACCGGACCTTTTCAACGGCGATCGGTACGCTCGTGCTGCAGGCCCAGGAACAGATTGAAGCCGAGAACTATCAGGCGGCGATCCAGACCTTCACCCGTGGCCTTGGCATGGATCCGAGTGCGTATGAGGCCGGCGTCATGTATTCGCAGCGCGGGCGTCTCTACTTTCAGGTCGACAACTACAACCAGACGGTTGCCGACTTCCGTTCGGCGATCAATACGGGCGGTCTGAATGCCGATGAGGTACGCGATCTGCGGATCAATCTGGGGCAGATCCTGATCAGCATGGATCAGATCGATGCCGGTATCCGCGAGCTGGAAGCCGCCATTGCAGCAGGTGCTACGGTCAATGCCGGTCTCGCACGCCTTCTGGCCATCGCCTACGCACAAGGCGACCGCTATAGCGACGGGCTGCGCTACGCGGAGCAGTGGTATGAGGCCACGCCCAACAAGACGCTGAACGAGTACCCGATCATGCTGGTCTATTACCAGCAGCTGAACCGTCCGGCGGACGAGCTTCGGGTTGTGCGCGAGATGGTGAACCGTTTCCCGCAGGAGCGTACGGGCTGGCAGAACCTGGTCAGTCTTCTCGCGCGCACGGAGCAGGAAGAACAGGCGTTTGAAGCCAACAAGCTGATGTATCTCAACGGGCTGTTTACCCAGGGCGAGGAATTGCTGCGCCTTGCCCAGTATTACAGCTATTACGACAACCCGTATCGCGGCGCGACCATTCTCGAACGGGAAATGAACGCCGGGCGCATCGAACGCAATGTTCGCAATGTCGAGTTGCTCGCCAATATGTGGCGTCAGGCTGCCGAGTTCCAGCGTGCCTTGCCGGTCCTGCGTCAGCTGTCCGAAATGCGTCAGGATGGCCAGACGGCACTGGTGCTGGCTGAGGCGCATTACCAGCTGAACCAGTGGGAGCCTGCTGCGCAAGCGTTCCAGACCGCCCTCAATCGTGGCGGGCTGCGTCAGCCCGGCGAAGCCTGGGTGCTGCTGGGTACCGCGCGCTTCAACCTCAATGACAACCAGGGCGCGTTGGCTGCCTTCCGTGAGGGCGCGCGCTTTGCCTCCTCCCGCAATCAGGCCAATGGCTGGATTACTTTCGTCAACGGCCAGATAGAGGGTGTGGCCCGCCGCGCCCGCCAGCGTGAGCAGGTGCAGATCGACGAGTGCCGCTTGACGGTCGAAGCCGAACGCCGCATCGCGACGGTTATCGGTGAGGCAGACGAGGATGGCCGCGTGCGGATCGATGTCCCGCAGCGCTGTCAGATCTATTTCAACCAGTATGGCGAGCAGTTCCGTGAAGTCGGCATGAATGACGAGCAGGCGGCGGAACGCCGGGAAGCTCTGGAGCGTGCCGCACGCGAAGCCGCTGCGGGCTAG